In the Pseudanabaena sp. BC1403 genome, AGCTTTAAGAGCTCCCCCTCAATCCCCATTTGCGCAGGGGGATTGAGGGGGAGCTAGACTGGGGTGCTCTACTTACTTCGAGCAGCTCGCGATCGACTCAGAATTGATTGCAATGAATTCTCCTGTCCCATTTGGGAAGCGATCGCCATCTTTTTGGCTTCATCCTTTTCTTCCCGTAGTTTACGAAGTTGACTCTTCATACCGTTTTGACGCTCAGCAATCGTACTTCCCATCTCTTGAAATACTCGTGCCATTTGTCCAAGTTCGTCCTTGCGTTGAGCAACTGAGTCTAGCTCTTCAGGATTAAAAGATTCTTCTTCGATTTCCTTTGCCGCAGTCATCAAATCTTTGATTGGACGCAATAACCATGCAGAGATAGCTAAACCAATCAAGATATTCAGCCCCAGCATAACCACAATAATAACTAGAGTGACTCGGTAATTGGCAGAAATCTCTTGCATAAATATCGATTTTGGCACAATAATTCCCACCGACCAATCTAGCTGTAAATCTTTATTCAATTTATAGGTGCTAACGATATATTTTTCGCCATTGAACTCAAATTCAACTACTTGTGAATCTTTAAGATTCCGAAATCCCCCAAACTGTTTTTGAATTGCCAAACCAGCATCCTGTAATCGGATATCTTTACTTTGCGAAACTTCAAGACGCTTAACTGTATCACCATTTTTCTCAAAGATTGGTGTTTCAGATGTAGCTGCTACTAAACTACCATCACCCTCAACTAAAAAATAATGCCATTGCTCCGAAGGACGAGTTTGGAGCATAAACTGCTTAATTTGTTTCAATGAGACATTAATTCCAACTACACCTTGAAGTCCCCCACTAGAATTATAGATCGGTGTGGCTTTGGTGGTAGTTAATTCGCCGTCAGTAGTACTGACAAAAATCGAACTCCAAATCGCCTTGCCAGATTGTTTAGCAGCAACATACCAAGGACGGTTTCGATGATCATAGTTTAGTTCAGTTTTGACTAGTTTACCCCGTACCCCTTTATTATTGAGTTCATAGGTCGGACGATTAGGACTGTCGTTGTCTTCTCGAATCCGTAATAAAAAGTTGGAGTCGCCATTGCGTTCAATGCCAACCATGGTTCCACTTTCATTGCCATAAAACAAAATATTTTGCGTATTCAGTTCTCTTAATTTATTAAATATATCTTTCTGAACTTGACTAATATCGTTCGGATTAATGCTGCCGTTGCTAAGGGCAATCGTCATTGCTTGGTTAACTTGTACCGACTCTTCTAGATAGGAAGTGATTTGTTGTTCAACGCGGAAATTCAAATTCTCAGCAAGTTGACGGGTGAGCTTTTGGACAGCGCGTTCACTACTTTGAAATGAAATCCAGCCTGTGATGCCGACAGCAACAGTAATTTGAATACTGAGAACGATGGGAACAACTTGTCGAATCGAAGCCATAATTATAGATAACCTTATTAAATAATTGTGAATGATTAGAGCTCTTAAGAGGTTTTGTCAACCATATTGGTGATGCGGCGCTGATCTGTTGCAGCTTGAGGAGCAAGTTGATTTTGGTATTGAGGATTTACTAGCATTGCATTATGCATTCCATACTGCTGAGTAGCGTAGTTAAGAATATTAATCCCCAATTCTTGACAATTACGAATGCTCTCTCTGGTCAAAGTAAGCTCTGACTGACCACTCCAGATAGATGATAGTTCGCCTAATATGACAATTACATTGCCATTTGTTAGTATTTGGA is a window encoding:
- a CDS encoding cache domain-containing protein, yielding MASIRQVVPIVLSIQITVAVGITGWISFQSSERAVQKLTRQLAENLNFRVEQQITSYLEESVQVNQAMTIALSNGSINPNDISQVQKDIFNKLRELNTQNILFYGNESGTMVGIERNGDSNFLLRIREDNDSPNRPTYELNNKGVRGKLVKTELNYDHRNRPWYVAAKQSGKAIWSSIFVSTTDGELTTTKATPIYNSSGGLQGVVGINVSLKQIKQFMLQTRPSEQWHYFLVEGDGSLVAATSETPIFEKNGDTVKRLEVSQSKDIRLQDAGLAIQKQFGGFRNLKDSQVVEFEFNGEKYIVSTYKLNKDLQLDWSVGIIVPKSIFMQEISANYRVTLVIIVVMLGLNILIGLAISAWLLRPIKDLMTAAKEIEEESFNPEELDSVAQRKDELGQMARVFQEMGSTIAERQNGMKSQLRKLREEKDEAKKMAIASQMGQENSLQSILSRSRAARSK